The Flavobacterium johnsoniae UW101 genomic interval TGCACTTGTCCTAATCCCGATTAAAATCGGGACCGACGGGCGTTACCCGCTATGCTTCTCTGTGGTGTCCGGACTTTCCTCCCTCCCAATAAATTGGAACGGCGATAAGGCGGTCTGCGCGGCAAAAGTACAATTTTATCACCTAACTATATTGATTTTAAATTTCAGATTTTATGAGTTTTATCATAACTTTTTAATTTTAAAATAGTTATCTTTAAAAATCTATAATTTTAAATTCAGTTATCATGAAAAGAATGTATCATTACGCAACTGTCTCAAAGGCTTTAGATCAATTGAATGAAAAAGGATTTACATGCGATTTTAATCGAAATGCTGATTTGATTAAAAAAAATCCTGAAAAATTCGAAATTGTTCATGTGTATCGATACGAAGGGGAATCAGACCCGGCAGATGAGGCAGTTGTATACGGAATTAAGTCCAGCAGCGGAAAAAAGGGCGTTTATGTTGCGGGGTTTTCTGCAGATTCAGATCAGGAAACTGCTCAATTTTTATTTGATTTGAGTATTAGAGGAAGATAGTTAATACTCTGTGTTTAGTTTTATCATTTCGACGAGAGAATAAGACTATTTTCGTCGAAATGATAAAATTAAAATTTACTTTTCAAATCCATTTTTCCGTGAAGTATTCTAACTATTTCAATTTCATTTTCTGAAATAATCTGATAAAAAAGAATATGCTCATTAGACTTATAACCTAGTAATTTCTCTGTTACAATATCATATTTCTTTCCAAGACTGGGATTCTCCGCAGCTTCCTGACAAGAGTCTAAAAGTAAAAGATAATATTTATCGGCCTGATTTTCTGACCATTCATCAAAAGTATAATTCCAAATAACAGCTAAATCTTCGACAGCTTTATTTGTCAAATGATATTTAGCCATTTTTTTTCTTTGCTTTTAAACTTTCAAGATGTTTTTTAGGATCAAAATTTTCAGCACGCCCGCTTTCTATTCCATCCTGAACTGCTTTTTTTAATACTAACAATTTATTTTCTTCTTCTTCTAAAAGACGTAATCCTGCTCTCACAACTTCGCTAGCATTTTTATATCTTCCTTCAGAAAGACTATTCTCAATAAAGTTTTCGAAATGATTTCCCAGTGATATTGAAGTATTTCGTCCCATAATTATTTTTTAAGAATGTAAAATTACCAAAAATTGGTAACATCAAAAAACTTTATCGGGTTAATACTTTTCTAATTAAAATAAAAAAGTCCAAATCAATTAAGATTGGAC includes:
- a CDS encoding SH3 domain-containing protein → MKRMYHYATVSKALDQLNEKGFTCDFNRNADLIKKNPEKFEIVHVYRYEGESDPADEAVVYGIKSSSGKKGVYVAGFSADSDQETAQFLFDLSIRGR
- a CDS encoding type II toxin-antitoxin system RelE/ParE family toxin; its protein translation is MAKYHLTNKAVEDLAVIWNYTFDEWSENQADKYYLLLLDSCQEAAENPSLGKKYDIVTEKLLGYKSNEHILFYQIISENEIEIVRILHGKMDLKSKF
- a CDS encoding type II toxin-antitoxin system ParD family antitoxin; amino-acid sequence: MGRNTSISLGNHFENFIENSLSEGRYKNASEVVRAGLRLLEEEENKLLVLKKAVQDGIESGRAENFDPKKHLESLKAKKKNG